From the genome of Colletotrichum higginsianum IMI 349063 chromosome 4, whole genome shotgun sequence, one region includes:
- a CDS encoding Tat pathway signal sequence, with translation MSSWLYKPQQYAQINSGDEAGEETQTRESRLGRYWRCSKIHLFYAILLIAVAAVSRHTSPGSTQQEYYGDEPVKTELRLSTVPRTFELDLDYAMPPSVKVDEAWASIFPKEGGFFQHPKLAPHKSCIAVFHQLHCLDMIRQALYEARPDFANQAYNASRPADPRPEHDAAHDHNHSHDMYHIGHCFDLVRQSIMCKPDLTIEVGDPAVSGVTGFGTEHQCVNWQQLMDWMRDNEQSSFY, from the exons ATGTCGTCATGGCTGTACAAACCGCAACAGTACGCTCAAATCAACAGCGGGGATGAGGCTGGCGAGGAGACACAGACAAGAGAGTCGCGGCTAGGAAGATACTGGCGGTGCAGCAAGATTCATTTATTCTACGCGATCCTCCTCATCGCGGTAGCTGCCGTCAGCAGACATACTTCTCCGGGCAGCACTCAACAAGAATATTATGGAGATGAGCCAGTCAAGACAGAACTTCGCT TATCCACTGTACCCAGAACCTTTGAGCTGGACCTGGACTACGCCATGCCCCCTTCTGTAAAGGTCGATGAAGCGTGGGCATCCATCTTTCCCAAAGAAGGCGGCTTCTTTCAACATCCAAAGCTGGCCCCCCACAAGAGCTGCATAGCTGTTTTCCACCAACTCCACTGCCTCGACATGATCCGGCAGGCCCTATACGAGGCACGACCCGACTTCGCAAACCAAGCTTACAACGCCTCTCGCCCGGCAGACCCTCGCCCGGAGCATGATGCGGCACATGACCATAACCACTCCCACGACATGTATCACATCGGCCACTGCTTTGATCTCGTTCGTCAGTCGATCATGTGCAAACCCGACCTGACGATCGAAGTAGGGGATCCTGCGGTCAGCGGCGTGACGGGGTTTGGCACTGAGCACCAGTGCGTCAATTGGCAACAGTTAATGGACTGGATGAGGGATAATGAACAAAGTTCGTTCTACTGA
- a CDS encoding acetyltransferase, translated as MASSQFARPAYEILSPRLIVRTATDSDANAFHSLMTNPGNFPFGEPENNLTIERLRTRIGKFAEFTAKGKNAFMVVILRETGQLIGYGGYNTFESVDPVEFLSETTLSPGDKYMTDFGIIIDHGHWRRGYGLELVSVLVEYALVELGCELFRAETGDNNEPWRALMRAAGLADLEGRHQASYDANQEVWVWKFDTGHWKRAKEKMQAEGKWLL; from the coding sequence ATGGCGTCTTCCCAGTTCGCCCGCCCGGCGTATGAGATCTTATCCCCGAGGCTCATCGTACGGACCGCTACGGATTCGGACGCGAACGCTTTTCACAGCCTCATGACAAACCCGGGGAATTTCCCTTTCGGGGAACCCGAAAACAATCTCACGATCGAAAGACTCCGTACCCGCATCGGCAAATTCGCCGAGTTCACTGCCAAAGGAAAGAACGCTTTCATGGTCGTCATCCTCCGAGAGACGGGCCAGCTCATCGGATACGGAGGTTACAACACGTTCGAGTCCGTAGACCCCGTCGAGTTCCTCTCGGAGACGACTCTCTCGCCGGGCGACAAGTACATGACAGACTTTGGAATCATCATCGACCACGGTCACTGGCGGAGAGGCTACGGTTTGGAGCTGGTCAGCGTGTTGGTAGAGTACGCTCTCGTCGAGCTTGGCTGCGAGCTTTTCCGGGCCGAAACAGGCGACAATAATGAACCGTGGCGAGCGCTCATgcgggcggcgggcctggccgatctcgaggggAGACACCAAGCAAGTTACGATGCCAATCAAGAAGTCTGGGTATGGAAGTTCGACACAGGACACTGGAAGCGAGCGAAAGAGAAGATGCAGGCCGAGGGCAAATGGCTTCTTTGA
- a CDS encoding YkgB protein, with protein sequence MSSEVNKDASSPSRQRRRRDLVTLSLLFEAPSFVMLGFDKLPAAWLLAMMSAAPVTSTLLYAASHVGTVTTLDLQTSEAGTTLKAIASTTACAANPSWLTLDQSKSLLYCADRGLTNPNGTLVSFQKTENGTLIPLDSLPTIKGAVSSVVYGKNGGGIALASYPASSFEVFSVEDPTDIKRLQSWTYTLDQAGPKPPQNAPHPHEAILDPTGQYVLVPDLGADLVRVFFIDQDSYQLTPVAPLSVAAGSGPRHARFLVTEEKKTYFFVLAELDNIVTTYEVKYGCNRTLSFEEVFSVGTHGPDNTVPAGAAAAEIHISPDSEYLIVSSRNVSLFNIPNFDPNNSTEIRSDAIISFKIDHQTGHLNFTQIFPSGGRFPRQFSINKAGTQLAVGLQQDGRAVIIDRDVSTGLLKGFAADISIAGEVVCVIFDE encoded by the exons ATGTCCTCCGAGGTCAATAAAGacgcgtcgtcgccatcgcggcAACGGAGGAGACGGGATCTGGTAACTCTGTCATTGCTTTTTGAAGCACCGTCATTCGTTATGTTGGGATTCGACAAGCTCCCTGCCGCCTGGCTTCtggcgatgatgtcggcCGCGCCGGTGACATCGACGCTCCTCTACGCTGCCTCCCACGTCGGAACCGTGACGACTCTGGACCTCCAGACCTCGGAAGCCGGGACGACGCTGAAAGCGATTGCCTCGACCACGGCGTGCGCGGCGAACCCGTCGTGGCTCACTCTCGACCAGTCCAAGTCCCTCCTGTACTGCGCGGACAGAGGCCTCACGAATCCCAACGGCACTCTTGTTTCTTTTCAAAAGACCGAGAACGGAACCCTTATACCCCTAGACAGTCTCCCGACCATCAAGGGAGCGGTCAGCTCAGTTGTGTATGGTAAAAATGGCGGAGGCATTGCCCTGGCCTCTTA CCCGGCGTCGTCATTCGAGGTCTTCTCTGTCGAGGATCCGACCGACATCAAGAGGTTGCAGTCTTGGACCTACACACTGGACCAGGCCGGCCCCAAACCGCCGCAGAACGCCCCGCATCCCCACGAAGCCATCCTGGACCCCACGGGGCAGTACGTCCTGGTGCCGGATCTGGGAGCCGACCTCGTGCGGGTCTTCTTCATCGACCAGGACTCGTACCAGCTGACGCCCGTCGCGCCTCTGAgcgtggcggcgggcagcGGTCCCAGACACGCCAGGTTCCTCGTcaccgaggagaagaagacatATTTCTTCGtgctggccgagctcgacaacATCGTCACCACGTACGAGGTCAAGTACGGCTGCAACAGGACCCTGAGCTTCGAGGAAGTCTTCTCGGTCGGGACTCACGGGCCGGACAACACCGTCCCGGctggtgctgccgccgctgagaTTCACATCTCG CCTGACTCTGAGTACCTGATTGTCTCCTCGCGCAACGTCAGCCTTTTCAACATTCCCAACTTCGACCCCAACAACAGCACCGAGATCCGGTCCGACGCCATCATCAGCTTCAAAATCGACCACCAGACCGGCCATCTCAACTTCACCCAGATCTTCCCCTCAGGCGGCAGGTTCCCGCGTCAGTTTTCCATCAACAAGGCCGGCACCCAGCTTGCTGTCGGTCTCCAGCAGGACGGACGTGCGGTGATCATTGACCGCGACGTCAGCACTGGTCTCCTGAAGGGCTTTGCCGCCGACATCTCGATTGCGGGAGAGGTTGTCTGCGTAATCTTTGACGAATGA
- a CDS encoding Phospholipase carboxylesterase: MSYSTIVVQPSEPHTHTVVFLHGRGDNAQNFAASLVYSRDSRNRTLADAFPSFRWVFPQAKVGQSAAFPGGAVSQWFDIWNVSDFSEREGIQTEGLRESVAGIREIIASEARLLEGRWSRIVLAGISQGAATGVHTLLNLDLPQGEDRLGAFLGFSCRMPFPGRTLAETRAVLGLQNVPEGNVLLRQTPVLLEHCVDDPLVLVANGRVLRDTLLGFGAQVEWKEYLNGGHWFNSPAGMDDAVKFLESQLG, translated from the coding sequence ATGTCTTATTCGACAATCGTCGTCCAACCCTCGGAGCCACACACGCATACGGTGGTCTTCCTCCATGGGCGTGGCGACAACGCGCAAAACTTTGCGGCGTCGTTGGTGTATTCCCGAGACTCTCGGAACCGCACCCTCGCGGACGCGTTCCCTTCGTTCCGCTGGGTGTTTCCCCAGGCGAAAGTAGGGCAGTCGGCGGCGTTCCCCGGCGGTGCGGTGTCGCAGTGGTTCGACATATGGAACGTGTCTGACTTCTCCGAACGCGAAGGGATCCAGACCGAGGGGTTGAGGGAGAGTGTCGCCGGCATACGAGAGATCATCGCCTCCGAGGCTCGACTGCTGGAGGGCAGGTGGAGTCGCATTGTCCTCGCGGGCATCAGCCAGGGGGCGGCAACCGGCGTCCACACTCTCCTCAACCTCGATCTTCCCCAAGGAGAAGACAGATTGGGGGCTTTTCTCGGCTTCTCTTGCCGCATGCCGTTTCCTGGGAGAACTCTGGCGGAGACGCGGGCGGTCTTGGGGCTGCAAAACGTTCCGGAAGGCAACGTTCTGTTGCGTCAGACTCCCGTGCTGCTCGAACATTGTGTCGATGATCCGCTCGTACTGGTTGCGAATGGTCGTGTTCTGAGAGATACGTTACTTGGATTCGGTGCCCAAGTAGAATGGAAAGAGTATCTGAATGGAGGGCACTGGTTTAATTCACCGGCCGGTATGGATGATGCTGTCAAATTCTTGGAGTCTCAACTGGGATGA
- a CDS encoding Nad-binding protein has protein sequence MALNLARRFPITVWNRSPSKYPPFTKHGANIGESPAAVARQSEVIFTMLFDGPALTSILDDETFTAALRGKTLINTSSVIVDTSERVADQVRKAGGHFVEMPVSGSKIPAEQGKLVGLMAGDPAAAERVRPFVEPLTSAAVYCGPVGYGLKTKYAVNLFLNNLTAGLAESFSLARAQGLDLEAFGKVLDAGPMASAYSKIKVAKLLNGDWSPQASVKDCFNSTQLIVEAARQANVRAPFAELCGAVYGEAKDVGLSEEDMIAVYKVFQEKR, from the coding sequence ATGGCCCTGAACCTCGCTCGCAGATTCCCCATCACAGTCTGGAACCGCAGCCCATCGAAGTATCCGCCGTTTACAAAGCACGGCGCAAACATCGGCGAAAGTCCGGCAGCGGTGGCACGGCAATCCGAAGTCATCTTCACGATGCTGTTCGACGGACCGGCCCTGACATCGATCTTGGACGACGAAACTTTCACAGCGGCCCTCCGCGGGAAGACTCTCATTAACACAAGCTCCGTCATCGTGGACACCAGCGAACGTGTCGCAGACCAGGTCCGGAAAGCCGGGGGCCACTTCGTCGAGATGCCGGTCAGCGGCAGCAAGATCCCCGCCGAGCAGGGCAAGCTGGTGGGGTTGATGGCCGGCGACCCGGCTGCGGCGGAGAGGGTGCGGCCGTTCGTGGAACCCCTGACGTCCGCCGCCGTGTACTGCGGGCCCGTGGGCTACGGCCTCAAGACCAAGTATGCGGTCAACCTGTTTCTGAACAACCTCACCGCCGGGCTAGCAGAGTCGTTCAGCCTGGCCCGCGCGCAGGGGCTCGACCTGGAGGCCTTTGGCAAGGTGCTCGACGCCGGGCCGATGGCTTCGGCCTACTCCAAGATCAAAGTCGCCAAGCTTCTCAACGGCGACTGGTCGCCGCAGGCGTCCGTCAAGGATTGTTTCAACAGCACGCAgctcatcgtcgaggccgcgagGCAGGCAAACGTGAGGGCGCCGTTTGCGGAGCTGTGTGGTGCCGTGTATGGGGAGGCGAAGGATGTTGGTCTgagcgaggaggacatgATAGCTGTGTACAAAGTTTTCCAAGAGAAAAGGTAG